From the Manis javanica isolate MJ-LG chromosome 11, MJ_LKY, whole genome shotgun sequence genome, one window contains:
- the LOC118968061 gene encoding LOW QUALITY PROTEIN: olfactory receptor 5T1-like (The sequence of the model RefSeq protein was modified relative to this genomic sequence to represent the inferred CDS: inserted 1 base in 1 codon): MSELTSDLALHRIQWKNMTEVTTFILMGFTDDFEMNVFLFLLFLAIYLFTLAGNLGLVFLVIGDSRLHNPMYYFLSVLSFLDACYSSVVTPKMLVSFLAKNKAISFVGCAAQMFLFVTFGTTECFLLAAMAYDRYVAIYNPLLYSVSMSPRIYVPLIIASYVGGILHASVHTVATFSLSFCASNEIRHVFCDIPPLLALSCSDTHTNQLLLFYFVGAIEIVTIMIVLISYGFILLAILRIHSTDGRRKVFSTCGSHLTGVTIYHGTILFMYVRPSSSYALDHDMIVSVFYTMVIPMLNPIIYSLRNKDVKKAMKRMFXKNWFIN, translated from the exons atgtcaGAGTTGACGTCAGACTTAGCTTTACACAGGATTCAGTGGAAAAATATGACTGAAGTCACCACATTTATATTGATGGGCTTCACAGATGATTTTGAGATGAACGTCTTCCTATTTTTGCTATTTCTAGCAATCTATCTTTTTACTCTGGCCGGAAATTTGGGACTGGTTTTCTTAGTCATTGGGGATTCCCGGCTCCATAACCCGATGTACTACTTCCTGAGTGTGTTATCATTCCTGGACGCCTGCTATTCCTCAGTTGTCACTCCAAAAATGTTGGTCAGTTTCCTAGCAAAGAATAAAGCCATTTCATTCGTTGGATGTGCAGCCCAGATGTTTCTCTTTGTTACTTTTGGAACCACAGAGTGCTTTCTGTTGGCGGCAATGGCATATGATCGCTACGTAGCAATCTACAACCCTCTCCTGTATTCAGTGAGCATGTCACCCAGAATCTACGTTCCCCTTATTATTGCTTCCTATGTTGGGGGCATCCTGCACGCTTCTGTACACACAGTGGCCACATTCAGCCTCTCCTTCTGTGCATCCAATGAGATCCGACATGTCTTCTGTGACATCCCTCCTCTCCTCGCTCTCTCTTGCTCAGACACTCACACAAACCAGCTTCTACTCTTCTACTTCGTGGGCGCCATTGAGATCGTCACTATCATGATTGTGCTGATCTCCTATGGCTTCATTCTGTTGGCCATTCTGAGGATTCATTCCACTGATGGGAGGAGAAAAGTCTTTTCTACGTGTGGCTCTCACCTGACTGGAGTGACAATCTATCATGGCACGATCCTCTTTATGTATGTGAGACCAAGTTCCAGCTATGCATTGGACCATGATATGATAGTATCGGTATTTTACACCATGGTGATTCCCATGTTAAATCCCATCATCTATAGTTTAAGGAACAAAGACGTAAAAAAGGCAATGAAAAGAATGT GAAAGAATTGGTTTAtcaattaa